In a single window of the Pieris rapae chromosome 9, ilPieRapa1.1, whole genome shotgun sequence genome:
- the LOC111002756 gene encoding serine/threonine-protein phosphatase 6 regulatory ankyrin repeat subunit B isoform X1, translated as MSQAPGGKKGGKGPPKKPAVDDDKAAKPEEKDETSSNNGDKKEAKDISVPDVPKPPSAGVNMREAAAKILVLAQKGEWSAVEQTLKALEKLVAAGGEDIVSVPMAGIIDPTTGMTPLMFAVKDNRTSFVERLIELGSDVGARNNDNYNVLHISAMYSREDIVKLLLSKRGVDPFATGGSRQQTAVHLVSSRQTGTATSILRALLTAAGKDIRLRPDGRGKIPLLLSVEAGNQSMVRELLSAQTAEQLKSSTPAGDTALHLAARRRDVDMARILVDYGALVDAVNGAGQTSLHIAAAEGDEALVKYFYGVRANAAIADNEDRTPMHLAAENGHAAIIELLADKFKASIFERTKDGSTLMHIASLNGHADCAMMLFKKGVYLHMPNKDGARSIHTAARYGHVGIINTLLQKGESVDVTTNDNYTALHIAVESCKPAVVETLLGYGADVHIRGGKQRETPLHIAARIPDGDKCALMLLKSGAGPNKATEDGMTPVHVAARHGNLTTLVLLLEDGGDPLRKTKSGETPLHMACRSCKPDIVRHLIGFVKEHKGEKIATMYIDSVDEDGASALHFAGQITKEEVKVPSADREVVKCLMENGADVSLQTRHNQETAFHFCAIAGNNDVLTEMITDMSTADVSRALNKQNSIGWTPLLIACNRGHMELVNTLLTNHARVDVFDVEGRSALHLAAEHGYLQVCDALLTNKAFINSKARNGRTALHLAAMNGFAHLVKFLIRDHNAVIDVLTLKKQTPLHLAAASGQIEVCKLLLELGANIDATDELGQKPIHAAAQNNYSEVVQLFLQQHPNLVMATTRDGNTCAHIAAIQGSVKVIEELMKFDRTGVISARNKLNDSTPLQLAAEGGHADVVRVLVRAGASCTDENRAGLTAVHLAAEHGHTNVLDVMRSTNTLRLSSKKLGLTPLHIAAYYGQAETVRELLSHVPGTVKSDAPTGVSLVPILGAESGLTPLHLAAYNGNENVVRLLLNSAGVQVDAATNENGYNPLHLACFGGHMSIVGLLLSRSAELLQSTDRHGKTGLHIASTHGHYQMVEVLLGQGAEINATDKNGWTPLHCAAKAGYLNVVKLLCESGASPKSETNLNCAPIWFAASENHNDVLEYLLHKEHDTQSLMDDKKFIYNLMVCSKNHNNIPIEEFVLVSPAPVDTAAKLSNLYINLSTKEKERAKDLIAAGKQCEAMATELLALAAGADSAGHILTATDNRNIEFLDVLIENEQKEVIAHTVVQRYLQELWRGSLKWTGIKIMFLFFIFIVCPPVWLIFSLPLGHKYNKIPIIKFMSYLTSHIYLMILLALVAITPIYNSIFRESLVPRWYEWILLIWLSGLLLFELTNPSDKSGLGWIKIAVLLLGMVGVATHVVGWIFVLPKYWPTLMYCRNQFFALSFLLACVQILDFLSFHHLFGPWAIIIGDLMKDLGRFLAVLAIFVFGFSMHIVALNQPFRNINKPEDNKYARTARRKLFSDVTMNPVFSFELLFFAVFGQTTTEQTRVHRNDSNTQPQWTNYLFKIVFGIYMLVSVVVLINLLIAMMSDTYQRIQAQSDIEWKYGLSKLIRNMHRTNTAPSPLNLVTTWLMWLIHRCRERLSKKKRPSLVHMVGLQRQDQMSARSKAGAKWLSKVKRGQVVPKDSTRLSVVHLSPLGSQLSFNNMTRIENVVDWEIIAKKYRALTRDEPEEPLAKDSDTDTAESESEIVPNNIAAVPP; from the exons ATGTCGCAAGCCCCAGGAGGGAAGAAAGGCGGGAAGGGTCCCCCTAAGAAACCAGCTGTAGATGATGATAAAGCAGCTAAGCCTGAAGAGAAAGATGAGACATCGTCAAATAATGGAGATAAGAAGGAAGCTAAGGACATCAGCGTACCGGATGTCCCGAAGCCTCCCAGTGCCGGAGTTAACATGCGGGAGGCTGCTGCAAAGATCTTGGTGTTGGCACAAAAAGGAGAGTGGTCGGCGGTGGAACAAACCCTCAAGGCTTTGGAGAAGCTGGTAGCAGCAGGAGGAGAGGATATAGTATCAGTTCCTATGGCTGGGATCATTGATCCG ACAACGGGAATGACTCCACTAATGTTTGCAGTAAAGGACAATCGAACATCATTTGTGGAGCGGCTTATAGAATTAGGTTCTGATGTTGGTGCTAGAAACAAT GATAACTACAATGTTCTTCACATATCGGCAATGTACTCGAGAGAAGACATCGTTAAATTACTGTTGTCTAAAAGAGGCGTGGATCCATTTGCTACGGGAGGT agcCGGCAACAAACAGCAGTTCACTTGGTGTCAAGCAGACAGACAGGCACGGCAACATCTATTCTTCGAGCTTTACTTACAGCAGCGGGAAAGGATATTCGACTGAGACCTGATGGA AGAGGTAAAATCCCGCTGCTCTTGTCTGTGGAGGCCGGCAACCAGAGCATGGTGCGGGAACTCCTTAGTGCGCAGACGGCTGAACAGTTGAAG TCATCAACACCAGCTGGTGACACAGCCCTGCACTTGGCCGCAAGACGGCGTGATGTAGATATGGCTCGTATTTTGGTGGACTATGGAGCCTTAGTCGATGCAGTCAATGGAGCCGGTCAGACATCGTTGCATATAGCTGCTGCTGAAGGAGATGAAGCTCTAGTTAAATACTTCTATGGCGTTCGGGCGAATGCAGCTATTGCGGATAATGAAG aTCGGACACCGATGCATCTCGCTGCGGAAAATGGTCACGCGGCTATCATAGAACTTTTAGCGGATAAATTCAAAGCCTCGATATTCGAGAGAACGAAAGATGGAAGTACTTTGATGCACATCGCGTCTCTAAACGGACACGCCGACTGCGCAATGATGCTTTTCAAAAAAGGAGTTTATCTACATATGCCAAATAAG GATGGAGCTAGGAGTATACATACCGCGGCCAGATATGGACACGTTGGCATTATCAACACCTTACTACAAAAAGGGGAGAGTGTGGATGTCACTACTAAC gaCAACTACACTGCACTTCATATAGCAGTAGAGTCATGTAAGCCGGCCGTCGTTGAAACGCTGTTGGGATATGGTGCTGATGTCCACATTCGTGGTGGAAAACAAAGAGAGACTCCTCTTCACATTGCTGCTAGGATACCTGATG gtGACAAATGTGCACTGATGCTGCTAAAGTCTGGAGCAGGACCAAATAAAGCGACAGAGGATGGTATGACACCGGTACACGTAGCGGCGCGGCACGGCAATCTCACTACGCTTGTGCTTTTATTGGAAGATGGGGGTGACcctttaagaaaaacaaag agtGGCGAGACACCTCTTCACATGGCGTGTAGGAGCTGCAAACCAGATATCGTTCGGCATTTAATAGGATTCGTAAAAGAACATAAAGGAGAAAAAATTGCCACTATGTACATTGACTCAGTTGATGAAGATGGAGCGAGTGCCTTACATTTCGCGGGGCAAATAACTAAAGAGGAAGTAAAAGTTCCGTCAGCTGACCGAGAGGTCGTCAAATGCTTGATGGAAAATGGAGCTGATGTTTCCTTACAAACAAGACATAACCAAGAAACAGCATTTCATTTCTGTGCAATAGCGGGAAATAATGATGTACTTACTGAAATGATAACCGATATGTCAACGGCAGATGTCAGTAGAGccctaaataaacaaaattccaTCGGGTGGACGCCATTATTAATTGCATGCAATAGAGGACACATGGAACTAGTCAATACATTACTCACAAATCATGCAAGAGTAGATGTATTTGACGTTGAAGGCAGATCAGCCTTGCATTTAGCTGCTGAACATGGTTATCTACAAGTTTGTGATGCGTTACTTACTAATAAGGCATTTATCAACTCAAAGGCACGAAATGGGCGAACAGCCTTGCATTTAGCGGCAATGAATGGCTTCGCCCATTTAGTGAAGTTTTTGATCAGAGATCACAACGCTGTAATAGATGTACTGActttaaagaaacaaacaCCTTTGCACTTAGCGGCCGCAAGTGGTCAAATTGAAGTCTGCAAGCTTTTACTTGAACTTGGTGCCAATATTGATGCAACAGACGAATTGGGTCAGAAACCTATACATGCAGCGgctcaaaataattattcagaaGTGGTTCAACTATTCCTTCAACAGCACCCAAATCTAGTGATGGCAACGACAAGAGATGGTAATACTTGTGCTCACATAGCTGCGATTCAGGGTTCAGTGAAAGTGATTGAAGAATTGATGAAATTTGATAGAACTGGGGTCATATCAGCGCGGAATAAGCTGAATGACTCCACACCGTTGCAATTGGCCGCGGAAGGTGGTCACGCCGATGTTGTAAGGGTTTTAGTAAGGGCTGGAGCCTCTTGTACTGATGAGAATAGAGCTGGCTTAACTGCAGTGCACTTAGCGGCTGAACATGGCCATACCAACGTATTAGACGTCATGAGATCAACTAATACTTTGAGGTTATCAAGTAAAAAGTTAGGTTTAACACCTCTTCACATAGCCGCCTATTACGGACAGGCAG aaaCGGTGCGAGAACTGTTATCTCATGTTCCTGGGACTGTAAAATCAGATGCTCCTACAGGAGTATCGTTAGTCCCAATTTTGGGGGCAGAATCTGGCTTGACCCCTTTACACTTGGCTGCATATAATGGGAATGAAAACGTTGTGAGATTGCTACTCAACTCTGCAGGCGTGCAAGTAGATGCCGctacaaatgaaaat GGCTATAATCCTTTGCATCTAGCATGTTTCGGTGGACATATGTCAATCGTCGGGCTTTTGCTCAGTAGATCGGCAGAATTACTTCAGAGTACAGACAGACATGGGAAGACTGGTTTACATATAGCATCAACACATGGCCATTACCAAATGGTTGAAGTTCTACTCGGTCAAGGGGCTGAAATAAATGCGACTGATAAAAATGGATGGACACCCTTACATTGCGCAGCGAAAGCGGGATATTTGAACGTGGTGAAGCTTTTGTGTGAGTCTGGAGCGTCACCAAAAAGTGAAACGAATCTTAACTGTGCCCCTATCTGGTTTGCGGCTTCGGAGAATCATAATGACGTTTTAGAATACTTGCTCCACAAAGAACATGATACACAGTCTTTGATGGAtgataagaaatttatttataatctaatgGTCTGCTCCAAAAATCACAATAATATACCAATTGAAGAGTTTGTGTTAGTATCACCAGCACCTGTTGATACGGCAGCAAAGTTATCtaatctttatattaatttgtctaCCAAG gaaaaaGAGCGTGCCAAAGACCTAATCGCTGCTGGAAAGCAATGCGAGGCAATGGCGACTGAATTATTGGCCTTAGCGGCCGGTGCTGATTCAGCGGGACATATTTTAACAGCCACTGATAACAGGAATATAGAATTTCTAGACGTTTTAATAGAGAACGAGCAAAAAGAAGTCATAGCGCATACGGTCGTCCAGAGATATCTCCAG GAACTGTGGAGAGGGAGTCTCAAATGGACGGGCATCAAAATAATGTtccttttctttatttttatagtttgtcCGCCGGTGTGGCTAATCTTTTCCCTTCCATTAggtcataaatataataagatacctataattaaatttatgtcgTATTTAACGTCACATATCTATCTTATGATATTGTTAGCTTTAGTCGCCATTACGccaatatataattcaatatttaggGAAAGTTTAGTTCCAAGATGGTATGAGTGGATTCTACTTATCTGGCTAAGTGGTCTTCTATTATTCGAACTTACGAACCCCAGTGATAAATCAGGTTTAGGTTGGATTAAAATTgcagtattattattagggaTGGTGGGCGTTGCGACCCATGTAGTCGGTTGGATATTCGTTTTACCCAAGTATTGGCCGACACTCATGTACTGTAGAAATCAATTTTTCGCTCTGTCATTTCTTTTAGCTTGTGTACAAATTTTAGACTTTTTATCCTTCCACCACTTGTTTGGTCCGTGGGCCATCATCATAGGTGACCTTATGAAAGATTTAGGTAGATTCCTCGCAGTATTAGCCATATTCGTATTCGGATTTTCAATGCATATAGTCGCATTGAACCAACCtttcagaaatataaataagccTGAAGATAATAAATACGCTAGAACAGCGAGGAGAAAACTATTTTCCGACG TCACTATGAACCCAGTGTTCTCGTTCGAGCTTCTTTTCTTCGCGGTGTTTGGGCAAACGACCACAGAGCAGACGAGGGTGCATCGTAATGATAGCAACACCCAACCGCAAtggacaaattatttattcaaaatagtaTTCGGGATATATATGCTGGTGTCAGTTGTAGTGCTAATCAACTTGCTGATTGCTATGATGTCAGATACATACCAACGAATACag GCGCAATCAGATATCGAGTGGAAGTATGGATTGTCTAAACTAATCCGAAACATGCATCGGACGAATACGGCTCCATCCCCACTCAATCTGGTTACTACGTGGCTTATGTGGCTTATACATCGATGTCGG GAACGTTTATCGAAAAAGAAACGACCGAGTCTAGTGCACATGGTAGGACTCCAGAGACAAGACCAGATGAGCGCGAGGTCGAAGGCTGGTGCCAAATGGCTATCGAAAGTTAAGCGTGGCCAAGTTGTTCCAAAAG aTTCAACTCGACTCTCCGTCGTCCATCTTAGTCCACTCGGTTCTCAGCTAAGCTTCAATAACATGACAAGGATAGAGAATGTAGTAGACTGGGAGATAATAGCGAAGAAGTACAGGGCATTGACAAGGGATGAGCCTGAGGAACCACTTGCTAAGGACAGTGATACAGATACAGCCGAGAGCGAGTCTGAAATTGTACCGAATAATATAGCTGCTGTTCCTCCTTGA
- the LOC111002756 gene encoding serine/threonine-protein phosphatase 6 regulatory ankyrin repeat subunit B isoform X2 codes for MSQAPGGKKGGKGPPKKPAVDDDKAAKPEEKDETSSNNGDKKEAKDISVPDVPKPPSAGVNMREAAAKILVLAQKGEWSAVEQTLKALEKLVAAGGEDIVSVPMAGIIDPTTGMTPLMFAVKDNRTSFVERLIELGSDVGARNNDNYNVLHISAMYSREDIVKLLLSKRGVDPFATGGSRQQTAVHLVSSRQTGTATSILRALLTAAGKDIRLRPDGRGKIPLLLSVEAGNQSMVRELLSAQTAEQLKSSTPAGDTALHLAARRRDVDMARILVDYGALVDAVNGAGQTSLHIAAAEGDEALVKYFYGVRANAAIADNEDRTPMHLAAENGHAAIIELLADKFKASIFERTKDGSTLMHIASLNGHADCAMMLFKKGVYLHMPNKDGARSIHTAARYGHVGIINTLLQKGESVDVTTNDNYTALHIAVESCKPAVVETLLGYGADVHIRGGKQRETPLHIAARIPDGDKCALMLLKSGAGPNKATEDGMTPVHVAARHGNLTTLVLLLEDGGDPLRKTKSGETPLHMACRSCKPDIVRHLIGFVKEHKGEKIATMYIDSVDEDGASALHFAGQITKEEVKVPSADREVVKCLMENGADVSLQTRHNQETAFHFCAIAGNNDVLTEMITDMSTADVSRALNKQNSIGWTPLLIACNRGHMELVNTLLTNHARVDVFDVEGRSALHLAAEHGYLQVCDALLTNKAFINSKARNGRTALHLAAMNGFAHLVKFLIRDHNAVIDVLTLKKQTPLHLAAASGQIEVCKLLLELGANIDATDELGQKPIHAAAQNNYSEVVQLFLQQHPNLVMATTRDGNTCAHIAAIQGSVKVIEELMKFDRTGVISARNKLNDSTPLQLAAEGGHADVVRVLVRAGASCTDENRAGLTAVHLAAEHGHTNVLDVMRSTNTLRLSSKKLGLTPLHIAAYYGQAETVRELLSHVPGTVKSDAPTGVSLVPILGAESGLTPLHLAAYNGNENVVRLLLNSAGVQVDAATNENGYNPLHLACFGGHMSIVGLLLSRSAELLQSTDRHGKTGLHIASTHGHYQMVEVLLGQGAEINATDKNGWTPLHCAAKAGYLNVVKLLCESGASPKSETNLNCAPIWFAASENHNDVLEYLLHKEHDTQSLMDDKKFIYNLMVCSKNHNNIPIEEFVLVSPAPVDTAAKLSNLYINLSTKEKERAKDLIAAGKQCEAMATELLALAAGADSAGHILTATDNRNIEFLDVLIENEQKEVIAHTVVQRYLQELWRGSLKWTGIKIMFLFFIFIVCPPVWLIFSLPLGHKYNKIPIIKFMSYLTSHIYLMILLALVAITPIYNSIFRESLVPRWYEWILLIWLSGLLLFELTNPSDKSGLGWIKIAVLLLGMVGVATHVVGWIFVLPKYWPTLMYCRNQFFALSFLLACVQILDFLSFHHLFGPWAIIIGDLMKDLGRFLAVLAIFVFGFSMHIVALNQPFRNINKPEDNKYARTARRKLFSDATLSPIEAVEKLFFALFGQTTLSDLNYITSVRPLWTQNLFKFVFGGYLLMSVVVLITLLIAMMSDTYQRIQAQSDIEWKYGLSKLIRNMHRTNTAPSPLNLVTTWLMWLIHRCRERLSKKKRPSLVHMVGLQRQDQMSARSKAGAKWLSKVKRGQVVPKDSTRLSVVHLSPLGSQLSFNNMTRIENVVDWEIIAKKYRALTRDEPEEPLAKDSDTDTAESESEIVPNNIAAVPP; via the exons ATGTCGCAAGCCCCAGGAGGGAAGAAAGGCGGGAAGGGTCCCCCTAAGAAACCAGCTGTAGATGATGATAAAGCAGCTAAGCCTGAAGAGAAAGATGAGACATCGTCAAATAATGGAGATAAGAAGGAAGCTAAGGACATCAGCGTACCGGATGTCCCGAAGCCTCCCAGTGCCGGAGTTAACATGCGGGAGGCTGCTGCAAAGATCTTGGTGTTGGCACAAAAAGGAGAGTGGTCGGCGGTGGAACAAACCCTCAAGGCTTTGGAGAAGCTGGTAGCAGCAGGAGGAGAGGATATAGTATCAGTTCCTATGGCTGGGATCATTGATCCG ACAACGGGAATGACTCCACTAATGTTTGCAGTAAAGGACAATCGAACATCATTTGTGGAGCGGCTTATAGAATTAGGTTCTGATGTTGGTGCTAGAAACAAT GATAACTACAATGTTCTTCACATATCGGCAATGTACTCGAGAGAAGACATCGTTAAATTACTGTTGTCTAAAAGAGGCGTGGATCCATTTGCTACGGGAGGT agcCGGCAACAAACAGCAGTTCACTTGGTGTCAAGCAGACAGACAGGCACGGCAACATCTATTCTTCGAGCTTTACTTACAGCAGCGGGAAAGGATATTCGACTGAGACCTGATGGA AGAGGTAAAATCCCGCTGCTCTTGTCTGTGGAGGCCGGCAACCAGAGCATGGTGCGGGAACTCCTTAGTGCGCAGACGGCTGAACAGTTGAAG TCATCAACACCAGCTGGTGACACAGCCCTGCACTTGGCCGCAAGACGGCGTGATGTAGATATGGCTCGTATTTTGGTGGACTATGGAGCCTTAGTCGATGCAGTCAATGGAGCCGGTCAGACATCGTTGCATATAGCTGCTGCTGAAGGAGATGAAGCTCTAGTTAAATACTTCTATGGCGTTCGGGCGAATGCAGCTATTGCGGATAATGAAG aTCGGACACCGATGCATCTCGCTGCGGAAAATGGTCACGCGGCTATCATAGAACTTTTAGCGGATAAATTCAAAGCCTCGATATTCGAGAGAACGAAAGATGGAAGTACTTTGATGCACATCGCGTCTCTAAACGGACACGCCGACTGCGCAATGATGCTTTTCAAAAAAGGAGTTTATCTACATATGCCAAATAAG GATGGAGCTAGGAGTATACATACCGCGGCCAGATATGGACACGTTGGCATTATCAACACCTTACTACAAAAAGGGGAGAGTGTGGATGTCACTACTAAC gaCAACTACACTGCACTTCATATAGCAGTAGAGTCATGTAAGCCGGCCGTCGTTGAAACGCTGTTGGGATATGGTGCTGATGTCCACATTCGTGGTGGAAAACAAAGAGAGACTCCTCTTCACATTGCTGCTAGGATACCTGATG gtGACAAATGTGCACTGATGCTGCTAAAGTCTGGAGCAGGACCAAATAAAGCGACAGAGGATGGTATGACACCGGTACACGTAGCGGCGCGGCACGGCAATCTCACTACGCTTGTGCTTTTATTGGAAGATGGGGGTGACcctttaagaaaaacaaag agtGGCGAGACACCTCTTCACATGGCGTGTAGGAGCTGCAAACCAGATATCGTTCGGCATTTAATAGGATTCGTAAAAGAACATAAAGGAGAAAAAATTGCCACTATGTACATTGACTCAGTTGATGAAGATGGAGCGAGTGCCTTACATTTCGCGGGGCAAATAACTAAAGAGGAAGTAAAAGTTCCGTCAGCTGACCGAGAGGTCGTCAAATGCTTGATGGAAAATGGAGCTGATGTTTCCTTACAAACAAGACATAACCAAGAAACAGCATTTCATTTCTGTGCAATAGCGGGAAATAATGATGTACTTACTGAAATGATAACCGATATGTCAACGGCAGATGTCAGTAGAGccctaaataaacaaaattccaTCGGGTGGACGCCATTATTAATTGCATGCAATAGAGGACACATGGAACTAGTCAATACATTACTCACAAATCATGCAAGAGTAGATGTATTTGACGTTGAAGGCAGATCAGCCTTGCATTTAGCTGCTGAACATGGTTATCTACAAGTTTGTGATGCGTTACTTACTAATAAGGCATTTATCAACTCAAAGGCACGAAATGGGCGAACAGCCTTGCATTTAGCGGCAATGAATGGCTTCGCCCATTTAGTGAAGTTTTTGATCAGAGATCACAACGCTGTAATAGATGTACTGActttaaagaaacaaacaCCTTTGCACTTAGCGGCCGCAAGTGGTCAAATTGAAGTCTGCAAGCTTTTACTTGAACTTGGTGCCAATATTGATGCAACAGACGAATTGGGTCAGAAACCTATACATGCAGCGgctcaaaataattattcagaaGTGGTTCAACTATTCCTTCAACAGCACCCAAATCTAGTGATGGCAACGACAAGAGATGGTAATACTTGTGCTCACATAGCTGCGATTCAGGGTTCAGTGAAAGTGATTGAAGAATTGATGAAATTTGATAGAACTGGGGTCATATCAGCGCGGAATAAGCTGAATGACTCCACACCGTTGCAATTGGCCGCGGAAGGTGGTCACGCCGATGTTGTAAGGGTTTTAGTAAGGGCTGGAGCCTCTTGTACTGATGAGAATAGAGCTGGCTTAACTGCAGTGCACTTAGCGGCTGAACATGGCCATACCAACGTATTAGACGTCATGAGATCAACTAATACTTTGAGGTTATCAAGTAAAAAGTTAGGTTTAACACCTCTTCACATAGCCGCCTATTACGGACAGGCAG aaaCGGTGCGAGAACTGTTATCTCATGTTCCTGGGACTGTAAAATCAGATGCTCCTACAGGAGTATCGTTAGTCCCAATTTTGGGGGCAGAATCTGGCTTGACCCCTTTACACTTGGCTGCATATAATGGGAATGAAAACGTTGTGAGATTGCTACTCAACTCTGCAGGCGTGCAAGTAGATGCCGctacaaatgaaaat GGCTATAATCCTTTGCATCTAGCATGTTTCGGTGGACATATGTCAATCGTCGGGCTTTTGCTCAGTAGATCGGCAGAATTACTTCAGAGTACAGACAGACATGGGAAGACTGGTTTACATATAGCATCAACACATGGCCATTACCAAATGGTTGAAGTTCTACTCGGTCAAGGGGCTGAAATAAATGCGACTGATAAAAATGGATGGACACCCTTACATTGCGCAGCGAAAGCGGGATATTTGAACGTGGTGAAGCTTTTGTGTGAGTCTGGAGCGTCACCAAAAAGTGAAACGAATCTTAACTGTGCCCCTATCTGGTTTGCGGCTTCGGAGAATCATAATGACGTTTTAGAATACTTGCTCCACAAAGAACATGATACACAGTCTTTGATGGAtgataagaaatttatttataatctaatgGTCTGCTCCAAAAATCACAATAATATACCAATTGAAGAGTTTGTGTTAGTATCACCAGCACCTGTTGATACGGCAGCAAAGTTATCtaatctttatattaatttgtctaCCAAG gaaaaaGAGCGTGCCAAAGACCTAATCGCTGCTGGAAAGCAATGCGAGGCAATGGCGACTGAATTATTGGCCTTAGCGGCCGGTGCTGATTCAGCGGGACATATTTTAACAGCCACTGATAACAGGAATATAGAATTTCTAGACGTTTTAATAGAGAACGAGCAAAAAGAAGTCATAGCGCATACGGTCGTCCAGAGATATCTCCAG GAACTGTGGAGAGGGAGTCTCAAATGGACGGGCATCAAAATAATGTtccttttctttatttttatagtttgtcCGCCGGTGTGGCTAATCTTTTCCCTTCCATTAggtcataaatataataagatacctataattaaatttatgtcgTATTTAACGTCACATATCTATCTTATGATATTGTTAGCTTTAGTCGCCATTACGccaatatataattcaatatttaggGAAAGTTTAGTTCCAAGATGGTATGAGTGGATTCTACTTATCTGGCTAAGTGGTCTTCTATTATTCGAACTTACGAACCCCAGTGATAAATCAGGTTTAGGTTGGATTAAAATTgcagtattattattagggaTGGTGGGCGTTGCGACCCATGTAGTCGGTTGGATATTCGTTTTACCCAAGTATTGGCCGACACTCATGTACTGTAGAAATCAATTTTTCGCTCTGTCATTTCTTTTAGCTTGTGTACAAATTTTAGACTTTTTATCCTTCCACCACTTGTTTGGTCCGTGGGCCATCATCATAGGTGACCTTATGAAAGATTTAGGTAGATTCCTCGCAGTATTAGCCATATTCGTATTCGGATTTTCAATGCATATAGTCGCATTGAACCAACCtttcagaaatataaataagccTGAAGATAATAAATACGCTAGAACAGCGAGGAGAAAACTATTTTCCGACG CGACTTTGTCACCCATCGAGGCGGTGGAGAAATTGTTCTTTGCCCTATTTGGGCAGACCACTCTGTCTGACTTGAACTACATAACGAGTGTGCGACCTCTCTGGACCCAAAACCTGTTCAAGTTTGTCTTCGGTGGCTACTTGTTGATGTCTGTGGTGGTGCTCATAACGCTCCTCATTGCGATGATGTCGGACACTTATCAGCGGATACAG GCGCAATCAGATATCGAGTGGAAGTATGGATTGTCTAAACTAATCCGAAACATGCATCGGACGAATACGGCTCCATCCCCACTCAATCTGGTTACTACGTGGCTTATGTGGCTTATACATCGATGTCGG GAACGTTTATCGAAAAAGAAACGACCGAGTCTAGTGCACATGGTAGGACTCCAGAGACAAGACCAGATGAGCGCGAGGTCGAAGGCTGGTGCCAAATGGCTATCGAAAGTTAAGCGTGGCCAAGTTGTTCCAAAAG aTTCAACTCGACTCTCCGTCGTCCATCTTAGTCCACTCGGTTCTCAGCTAAGCTTCAATAACATGACAAGGATAGAGAATGTAGTAGACTGGGAGATAATAGCGAAGAAGTACAGGGCATTGACAAGGGATGAGCCTGAGGAACCACTTGCTAAGGACAGTGATACAGATACAGCCGAGAGCGAGTCTGAAATTGTACCGAATAATATAGCTGCTGTTCCTCCTTGA